A genome region from Nocardioides cynanchi includes the following:
- a CDS encoding DUF4386 domain-containing protein — protein sequence MTLTNTRPGSTSEVTAAGLTRTARTTGLLYLGLAVTGVLGYQLVRGQLYVADDPQATLSNLVERTALARLGIVLELGIVLTQALAAVWFYRLFRRVDSFAAGLIAVFGTVNAVTILGSAAMLATALDVAGDTSLAVSGGAAATVQLLYVVSGHLWGVGGLFFGLWLIPMGWLVVRSRWLPWTLGGVLIAGGVGYVIGTFVDFAFANAGLVAGLLTVPATIGELWIVGYLIVFGVRDHARTGASAVR from the coding sequence ATGACCCTGACGAACACCCGGCCCGGGTCGACCTCCGAGGTGACCGCGGCCGGTCTCACCCGCACCGCTCGCACCACCGGGCTGCTCTACCTCGGACTGGCCGTCACCGGAGTCCTCGGGTACCAGCTCGTCCGCGGCCAGCTCTACGTCGCCGACGACCCTCAGGCCACGCTGTCCAACCTGGTCGAGCGCACCGCCTTGGCGCGGCTGGGCATCGTGCTGGAGCTCGGCATCGTGCTGACCCAGGCCCTCGCAGCGGTCTGGTTCTACCGTCTGTTCCGTCGCGTCGACTCGTTCGCTGCAGGCTTGATCGCAGTGTTCGGAACGGTCAACGCGGTCACGATCCTGGGCAGCGCGGCAATGCTGGCAACCGCCCTCGATGTCGCGGGCGACACGTCGCTGGCGGTGTCCGGGGGCGCGGCAGCGACCGTCCAGCTGCTGTACGTCGTCAGCGGTCATCTCTGGGGAGTCGGTGGCCTCTTCTTCGGCCTGTGGCTGATCCCGATGGGCTGGCTCGTGGTGCGCTCGCGGTGGCTGCCGTGGACCCTGGGTGGGGTTCTGATCGCCGGCGGCGTGGGCTACGTCATCGGCACCTTCGTCGACTTCGCATTCGCGAATGCCGGCCTGGTGGCCGGGCTGCTGACCGTGCCGGCGACCATCGGTGAGCTCTGGATCGTCGGATACCTGATCGTCTTCGGAGTCCGTGACCACGCACGAACCGGCGCTTCGGCAGTGCGCTGA
- a CDS encoding helix-turn-helix transcriptional regulator, which yields MLIERESQVASLLQYAEEARVSTGRLVLVSGEAGVGKSSLVEELQRRLIHATWAWGLCDGLFTPRPLGPVHDLARELGGSLLDAVRGSASRDEIFDAVLQTAAEVDDLAVLVLEDVQWADEATLDLLRFLGRRVAKLPVLLLVTFRNDALAPDDPLRLALGELAGQRVTRRIDLPPLTAAGVGRLTEGTSYLAEEVYAITGGNPFFVNELVSHAGSGVPISARDAVLSRAARLSRAAREALDLASLDSCRVDPVLLGRAGDVPLSCFDELVAAGLLRSDGLTLRFRHELSRRAVESEVPPHRRAAGHRALLKALTASGCDDEARLAYHAEGAGDAELVATFAPRAARRAADLGAHRESAAQYERSLRFPPAEPRALAELYDAVAEQAGLLDDWSRAATAYERAIELWRDLGDDRREGLDHGRLRTVYWNLARGEESVASLERALTLLEPLGPDPALARLLATRGVQIWGADPGEGRAMVDRALAMAAAFDDAAALGDVHNTAAIAAHLSGEDWRPHLHQAVRLAVESGSYDEAGRAYYNLMAFCAEEFAYAESEQYWREGIAYCEENELATWARCIRGLRAIDLLNQGHWDEVISVTDRVFATQPGPVALLVSQLTKGLVLARRGEPGATELLRAAAGTADGIGEAGWIALTRRACAEERWLAGDDECARQEIDRVRSVLTDGDADEDAPTGVWERRLFRSSRAELPAAGPWATWLTASPEVAAACWDDLGCPYYAALALADSESKPDLQEAITRFDALGAVAAGRRTRQKMKDLGHRAVATGARPATRQHPLGLTRREGEVLELLSEGLTNDQIATKLVLSTRTVDHHVSAVLTKLGVSSRGAAAAEARRRDLV from the coding sequence ATGCTGATCGAGCGGGAGTCCCAGGTCGCTTCCTTGCTGCAGTACGCCGAGGAGGCGCGGGTGAGCACCGGCAGGCTCGTCCTGGTGTCCGGTGAGGCCGGAGTGGGCAAGTCCTCACTGGTCGAGGAGCTCCAGCGCCGGTTGATCCATGCCACCTGGGCGTGGGGCCTGTGTGACGGCCTGTTCACACCCCGACCGCTCGGTCCGGTGCACGACCTGGCGCGAGAGCTCGGCGGCTCGTTGCTGGACGCGGTGCGGGGGTCGGCGTCCCGGGACGAGATCTTCGACGCGGTGCTGCAGACGGCGGCCGAGGTCGACGACCTCGCGGTGCTCGTCCTCGAAGACGTGCAGTGGGCGGACGAGGCGACGCTCGACCTGCTCCGCTTCCTGGGCCGCCGGGTCGCCAAGCTGCCGGTCCTCCTGCTGGTGACCTTCCGCAACGATGCCCTCGCTCCCGACGACCCCCTCCGGCTGGCCCTGGGCGAGCTCGCGGGCCAGCGCGTCACCCGACGGATCGACCTGCCACCGCTGACGGCAGCGGGAGTCGGCCGACTGACCGAGGGCACGTCGTACCTGGCCGAGGAGGTCTACGCGATCACGGGCGGGAACCCGTTCTTCGTCAACGAGCTGGTCAGTCACGCAGGCTCGGGTGTGCCCATCTCGGCCCGCGATGCGGTGCTGTCCAGAGCCGCCCGGCTGTCCAGGGCGGCGCGAGAGGCACTCGACCTGGCGTCCCTGGACTCGTGCCGCGTCGATCCGGTCCTGCTGGGCCGGGCGGGCGACGTCCCGCTTTCCTGCTTCGACGAGCTCGTGGCGGCGGGTCTCCTGCGCAGCGATGGGCTCACGTTGCGCTTCCGGCACGAGCTCTCCCGCCGCGCCGTCGAGTCCGAGGTCCCGCCGCACCGTCGTGCCGCGGGTCACCGGGCCTTGTTGAAAGCCCTGACCGCGAGCGGGTGCGACGACGAGGCCCGCCTGGCCTACCACGCCGAAGGGGCCGGCGACGCCGAGCTGGTGGCCACCTTCGCGCCCCGCGCGGCCAGGCGCGCAGCAGACCTCGGCGCGCACCGCGAGTCAGCGGCCCAGTACGAGCGTTCCCTGCGCTTCCCACCCGCGGAGCCGCGTGCCCTTGCCGAGCTGTACGACGCCGTGGCGGAGCAGGCCGGACTCCTCGACGACTGGTCCCGGGCGGCCACGGCGTACGAGCGTGCGATCGAGCTCTGGCGCGACCTCGGCGACGACCGACGGGAGGGGCTCGACCACGGCAGGCTGCGCACCGTCTACTGGAACCTGGCCCGCGGCGAGGAGTCCGTGGCCTCGCTGGAACGAGCGTTGACGCTCCTCGAGCCGCTCGGCCCCGATCCCGCGTTGGCGCGACTGCTAGCGACCCGCGGCGTTCAGATCTGGGGCGCGGACCCAGGCGAGGGGCGGGCGATGGTCGACCGGGCGCTCGCGATGGCCGCCGCCTTCGACGACGCGGCGGCACTCGGCGACGTGCACAACACGGCGGCCATCGCCGCCCACCTCTCCGGCGAGGACTGGCGGCCCCACTTGCACCAGGCGGTCCGTCTGGCCGTGGAGTCGGGGTCCTACGACGAGGCGGGTCGCGCCTACTACAACCTGATGGCGTTCTGCGCGGAGGAGTTCGCCTACGCCGAGAGCGAGCAGTACTGGCGGGAGGGGATCGCGTACTGCGAGGAGAACGAGCTGGCGACCTGGGCCCGGTGCATCCGCGGCCTCCGCGCGATCGACCTCCTCAACCAGGGGCACTGGGACGAGGTCATCTCCGTCACCGACCGGGTGTTCGCCACCCAGCCAGGCCCGGTCGCCCTGCTGGTCTCGCAGCTGACCAAGGGCCTGGTACTCGCCCGTCGAGGCGAACCCGGCGCGACCGAGCTGCTCAGGGCGGCCGCCGGGACGGCGGACGGCATCGGGGAGGCAGGCTGGATCGCGCTCACCCGCCGTGCCTGCGCCGAGGAGCGGTGGCTGGCGGGTGACGACGAGTGCGCTCGGCAGGAGATCGACCGGGTGCGCTCCGTGCTGACCGACGGCGACGCCGACGAGGACGCCCCGACGGGGGTCTGGGAACGACGGCTGTTCAGGAGCTCCCGCGCCGAGCTCCCGGCGGCTGGACCCTGGGCCACCTGGCTCACGGCGAGCCCCGAGGTCGCCGCGGCCTGCTGGGACGACCTCGGTTGCCCCTACTACGCCGCCTTGGCGCTGGCCGACTCCGAGAGCAAGCCGGACCTCCAGGAGGCCATCACCCGCTTCGACGCCCTGGGCGCCGTCGCCGCCGGTCGGCGTACGCGGCAGAAGATGAAGGACCTCGGGCACCGGGCAGTGGCCACCGGAGCCCGACCGGCCACACGCCAGCACCCCCTCGGCCTCACCCGCCGCGAGGGCGAGGTGCTCGAGCTGCTCAGCGAGGGCCTGACCAACGACCAGATCGCCACCAAGCTCGTCCTGTCCACGAGGACGGTCGACCACCACGTCTCTGCCGTCCTGACCAAGCTGGGCGTGAGCTCACGCGGCGCCGCCGCCGCCGAGGCTCGACGACGAGACCTGGTCTGA
- a CDS encoding alpha/beta hydrolase, with protein sequence MKRLSVAVALVLIVVLGAGSALLALRPSAPSASGGGPTPVPLATGGPAAPAPDPALASYYSQTLQWSDCDNGDQCAQLTVPLDYARPAGRTIELHVLKVPAADPGSRLGSLVVNPGGPGEPGTSYAVQGDFGQPLRDHFDIVGFDPRGTGSSSPVDCLSDSALDTYLAEDPDPTTPAELATFEAEQRAIASGCPQLSGAIAGHVSTVESARDMDILRAALGDTRMTYLGASYGTKLGATYAQLFPRRVGRFVLDGALDLTLSNRDQTLQQAAGFQKALESYAANCVAADIGCFLGKTVPDVLTTISDLVARITAKPLPAQDGRVLTGGNAFSGIAVTLYSRSYWVLLSSALRSALGGDGSLLLRLADAYTARNSDGTYANNSMEAFYDISCLDDPTSIPFSQVPSQFPAFDQASPLFGRVFAWGLTSCRGFTPRSDQPVPTVHAKGAAPIVVIGTTRDPATPFQWAVAMAHQLDSGVLVRRNGDGHTGYRTGNACVDNAVESYLVSGIVPKNRTSC encoded by the coding sequence GTGAAGCGGCTGTCGGTCGCCGTCGCACTGGTCCTGATCGTCGTGCTGGGGGCGGGCTCGGCGCTGCTCGCCCTGAGGCCGTCGGCGCCCAGCGCGTCGGGTGGAGGTCCGACCCCGGTGCCGCTGGCCACCGGAGGCCCGGCGGCCCCAGCCCCGGACCCCGCGCTCGCGTCGTACTACTCCCAGACCCTGCAGTGGTCCGACTGCGACAACGGCGACCAGTGCGCCCAGCTCACCGTGCCCCTGGACTACGCCCGGCCCGCGGGCCGGACCATCGAGCTGCACGTGCTCAAGGTCCCTGCCGCGGACCCGGGCTCGCGGCTCGGCTCGCTGGTGGTCAACCCGGGCGGGCCGGGCGAGCCGGGCACGTCGTACGCCGTGCAGGGCGACTTCGGGCAGCCGCTCCGCGATCACTTCGACATCGTCGGCTTCGACCCGCGCGGCACGGGCTCCAGCTCGCCGGTCGACTGCCTGAGCGACTCCGCCCTCGACACCTACCTCGCCGAGGATCCCGACCCGACGACACCGGCCGAGCTCGCCACCTTCGAGGCCGAGCAGCGGGCGATCGCCTCCGGGTGCCCGCAGCTGTCGGGCGCGATCGCCGGCCACGTCTCGACCGTCGAGTCGGCCCGCGACATGGACATCCTGCGTGCTGCTCTCGGCGACACCCGGATGACCTACCTCGGTGCGTCGTACGGCACCAAGCTCGGCGCGACCTACGCACAGCTGTTCCCCCGGCGGGTGGGCCGCTTTGTGCTCGACGGCGCCCTCGACCTCACCTTGAGCAACCGCGACCAGACCCTCCAGCAGGCAGCCGGCTTCCAGAAGGCCCTCGAGTCGTACGCCGCCAACTGTGTGGCCGCTGACATCGGGTGCTTCCTGGGCAAGACCGTGCCCGACGTGCTCACGACCATCAGCGACCTGGTCGCCCGGATCACCGCGAAGCCGCTGCCGGCGCAGGACGGCCGAGTGCTGACCGGTGGCAACGCCTTCTCGGGGATCGCGGTGACGTTGTACAGCCGCAGCTACTGGGTGCTGCTCAGCAGCGCCCTCCGATCAGCCCTGGGCGGCGACGGCTCGCTGCTGCTGCGGCTCGCGGACGCCTACACGGCGCGCAACTCCGACGGCACCTACGCCAACAACTCGATGGAGGCGTTCTACGACATCTCCTGCCTCGACGACCCGACGTCGATCCCGTTCTCCCAGGTGCCGTCGCAGTTCCCGGCATTCGACCAGGCCTCGCCGCTCTTCGGCCGGGTCTTCGCGTGGGGGCTGACCTCGTGCCGGGGCTTCACACCGCGCAGCGACCAGCCGGTGCCGACCGTCCACGCGAAGGGAGCGGCCCCGATCGTGGTGATCGGCACCACCCGCGACCCCGCGACGCCCTTCCAGTGGGCGGTAGCGATGGCCCACCAGCTCGACTCCGGGGTGCTGGTCCGCCGCAACGGCGACGGCCACACCGGCTACCGGACCGGCAACGCGTGCGTCGACAACGCGGTCGAGTCCTACCTCGTGTCCGGCATCGTCCCGAAGAACCGCACCTCCTGTTGA
- a CDS encoding DNA polymerase III subunit delta' → MTAVRAAPPSVWDRLVGQHRAIEALRTAASGHGMSHSFLFTGPPGSGRSNAAIAFAAALQCEETPPGCGQCHSCHTVQAGSHADVSVIRTEKLSIGVDEVRDLVRRAALAPVGRHWQVMIVEDADRLTDQAANALLKAIEEPTDRTVWMLCAPTVEDLLPTIRSRCRMVTLTTPSSAEVAGFLTRVDGVDPALASYCARASQGHIGRARALARDEGARNRRHEVVSMPAHLTSLGACMNAAANLIETTQEEADLITGDLDARERSDLDVTYGVVDRGRRPREYAPALAAMEKSQKTRAKRRHLDVVDRSLMDLVSVYRDAIALSAGSVELVNEELRGDIEQIVRTTSPELNLRRIGWIFEAREQMLEFNVPVALALESMMVALKAPTR, encoded by the coding sequence ATGACCGCCGTCCGTGCCGCGCCGCCCTCCGTGTGGGACCGCCTCGTCGGGCAGCACCGCGCCATCGAGGCGCTGCGCACGGCCGCGAGCGGCCACGGCATGAGCCACTCCTTCCTGTTCACCGGCCCGCCCGGATCTGGCCGCTCCAACGCGGCGATCGCGTTCGCGGCGGCCCTGCAGTGCGAGGAGACGCCGCCCGGCTGCGGCCAGTGCCACTCCTGCCACACCGTGCAGGCCGGCAGCCACGCCGACGTGTCGGTGATCCGCACCGAGAAGCTCTCGATCGGCGTCGACGAGGTCCGCGACCTGGTCCGCCGGGCCGCCCTGGCCCCCGTCGGCCGGCACTGGCAGGTGATGATCGTGGAGGACGCCGACCGCCTCACCGACCAGGCCGCCAACGCCCTGCTCAAGGCGATCGAGGAGCCGACCGACCGCACCGTCTGGATGCTCTGCGCCCCGACCGTCGAGGACCTCCTGCCCACGATCCGGTCCCGCTGCCGGATGGTCACGCTGACCACGCCGTCGTCGGCGGAGGTGGCCGGCTTCCTGACCCGTGTCGACGGCGTCGACCCTGCCCTGGCGTCGTACTGCGCCCGCGCCAGCCAGGGCCACATCGGCCGCGCCCGGGCCCTGGCCCGCGACGAAGGTGCCCGCAACCGGCGGCACGAGGTCGTGTCCATGCCGGCCCACCTGACGAGTCTCGGTGCCTGCATGAACGCCGCTGCCAACCTGATCGAGACCACGCAGGAGGAGGCCGACCTGATCACCGGAGACCTCGACGCCCGCGAGCGCTCCGACCTCGACGTGACCTACGGCGTGGTCGACCGAGGTCGGCGGCCACGGGAGTATGCCCCGGCGCTGGCCGCGATGGAGAAGTCCCAGAAGACCAGGGCGAAGCGGCGCCACCTCGACGTGGTCGACCGCAGCCTGATGGACCTCGTCTCGGTGTACCGCGACGCGATCGCGCTGTCCGCCGGATCGGTGGAGCTGGTGAACGAGGAGCTGCGCGGTGACATCGAGCAGATCGTGCGCACCACCTCTCCCGAGCTCAACCTGCGCCGGATCGGCTGGATCTTCGAGGCCCGCGAGCAGATGCTGGAGTTCAACGTGCCGGTGGCGCTCGCGCTCGAGTCGATGATGGTGGCGCTCAAGGCACCCACCCGGTGA
- the tmk gene encoding dTMP kinase produces MHTTTGVFVCFEGGEGAGKSTQAQALATSLGERGFQALLTFEPGDTPVGQEIRRIVLDPATGEISDRTEVLLYAADKAEHVDTVVLPALARGEVVITDRYVDSTLAYQGAGRTLAVAEVERVARWATHDLRPHLTVVLDVDPEHGFGRFAERDRIEGESAEFHHRVRAAFVAMAAADPDHYLVVDAGRSAAEIADDVLTRVEPLLGQARR; encoded by the coding sequence GTGCACACGACGACCGGCGTCTTCGTCTGCTTCGAGGGCGGTGAGGGTGCGGGCAAGTCCACCCAGGCGCAGGCCCTGGCCACCTCGCTGGGCGAGCGCGGTTTCCAGGCGCTGCTCACCTTCGAGCCCGGCGACACCCCGGTCGGGCAGGAGATCCGCAGGATCGTCCTCGACCCGGCCACCGGCGAGATCTCCGACCGCACCGAGGTGCTGCTCTACGCCGCCGACAAGGCCGAGCACGTCGACACTGTCGTCCTGCCCGCCCTGGCCCGCGGTGAGGTCGTGATCACCGACCGCTACGTCGACTCCACGCTGGCCTACCAGGGCGCCGGGCGCACCCTGGCGGTCGCCGAGGTCGAGCGGGTGGCGCGCTGGGCCACCCACGACCTGCGCCCGCACCTGACCGTGGTCCTCGACGTCGACCCCGAGCACGGATTCGGGCGGTTCGCCGAGCGCGACCGGATCGAGGGTGAGTCGGCGGAGTTCCACCACCGGGTGCGGGCCGCCTTCGTCGCGATGGCCGCGGCCGACCCCGACCACTACCTCGTGGTCGACGCCGGGCGGTCGGCGGCGGAGATCGCCGACGACGTGCTGACCCGCGTCGAGCCACTGCTGGGCCAGGCCCGTCGATGA
- the cax gene encoding calcium/proton exchanger has translation MSATATTPMFVRSDQGIVAAAVLFIGLAAFAEYGGWNSVLAFAVSAAAVCLLASLVGRSVEQLGDRFGPGATGVLQSALGNLPELFICIFSLKAGLVDVVRAALVGSILANLLLVLGLAFVVGGLKHGTQQLGSERARTIVVLMLLSVTAFAIPSLTHWLHTGASDHEKPFSMIVSVLLLALFALSLPFSLRRDTGPDAQEVPHEEPRWPIWLAVTMLAGAGVGAAFVSDWFVHALQPAMDSLSVNQTFAGLVVVAIAGNAIENVVGVQLAAKNQSAYAFSVILNSPVQIALVLAPALVLISQILGLASLTLVLSPLLVVVLMLSVILAAFIAFDGESTWLEGASLIVLYGIVATAFWWGG, from the coding sequence ATGAGCGCCACCGCCACGACGCCGATGTTCGTCCGCTCCGACCAGGGGATCGTGGCCGCCGCCGTCCTCTTCATCGGCCTCGCAGCGTTCGCCGAGTACGGCGGCTGGAACAGCGTGCTGGCCTTCGCGGTCTCTGCCGCGGCCGTCTGCCTGCTCGCCTCGCTGGTCGGGCGCTCGGTGGAGCAGCTGGGCGACCGGTTCGGCCCGGGGGCGACTGGCGTGCTCCAGTCGGCGCTGGGCAACCTGCCCGAGCTGTTCATCTGCATCTTCTCGCTCAAGGCCGGCCTGGTCGACGTGGTCCGCGCCGCACTGGTCGGCTCGATCCTGGCCAACCTGCTGCTGGTGCTCGGGCTGGCGTTTGTCGTCGGCGGGCTCAAGCACGGCACCCAGCAGCTGGGCTCGGAGCGGGCCAGGACCATCGTCGTCCTGATGCTGCTGTCGGTCACCGCCTTCGCCATCCCGTCGCTCACCCACTGGCTGCACACCGGCGCCAGTGACCACGAGAAGCCCTTCTCGATGATCGTCTCGGTCCTCCTGCTGGCCCTCTTCGCGCTGTCGCTGCCCTTCTCGCTGCGCCGCGACACCGGCCCCGACGCCCAGGAGGTGCCGCACGAGGAGCCGCGCTGGCCGATCTGGCTGGCCGTCACGATGCTCGCCGGGGCGGGCGTGGGCGCCGCGTTCGTCTCGGACTGGTTCGTGCACGCTCTCCAGCCGGCAATGGACTCCCTGTCGGTCAACCAGACCTTCGCCGGCCTCGTGGTCGTCGCCATCGCCGGCAACGCGATCGAGAACGTCGTCGGCGTGCAGCTCGCGGCGAAGAACCAGTCGGCGTACGCCTTCTCGGTGATCCTCAACAGCCCCGTGCAGATCGCGCTGGTGCTGGCGCCGGCTCTGGTGCTGATCTCCCAGATCTTGGGCCTCGCCTCGCTCACGCTGGTGCTGTCACCGCTGCTCGTGGTGGTCCTGATGCTGTCGGTGATCCTGGCCGCCTTCATCGCCTTCGACGGCGAGTCGACCTGGCTGGAGGGCGCGTCGCTGATCGTGCTCTACGGCATCGTCGCCACGGCCTTCTGGTGGGGAGGCTGA
- a CDS encoding carboxymuconolactone decarboxylase family protein, translating to MSSHSSHGRAVLDEMSPLHRELRRAVPEVYKGFAELHHAAFEKGALDVRTRELIALAIGVVEGCDGCIASHAQAAVRAGATRQEAADAIGVTFLMRGGPATIHGPRAYAAFCEFAQEVAVASA from the coding sequence ATGTCATCTCACAGCTCGCACGGACGCGCCGTTCTCGACGAGATGTCGCCGCTGCACCGCGAGCTGCGGCGGGCCGTTCCGGAGGTCTACAAAGGGTTCGCCGAGCTCCACCACGCGGCGTTCGAGAAGGGCGCCCTCGACGTCCGGACCAGGGAGCTGATCGCGCTCGCGATCGGGGTGGTCGAGGGCTGCGACGGCTGCATCGCCTCCCATGCGCAGGCGGCCGTCCGCGCCGGTGCCACCCGGCAGGAGGCAGCCGATGCGATCGGTGTCACCTTCCTAATGAGGGGCGGCCCCGCCACGATCCACGGACCCCGTGCGTACGCCGCGTTCTGCGAGTTCGCCCAGGAGGTTGCGGTCGCGAGCGCGTGA
- a CDS encoding molybdopterin-dependent oxidoreductase: MTSTPLRPTRRGLLTAAAAGTGLIAVPGLADRAVAGAPYVQKPLPSAWFYDYGTNAEMRWESVSPREYLTSPERLFVRDHTATPSIDASTYTLRIFGDALATPRASDQAVSLSYADLRSLPVTRLTTVHECTGNGRSFFASQQGTPAPGTQWKLGAVGAVAWEGVRLATVLERVGLDPRAVSVMATGLDADYVSGGVDYGPVRRPFPVSKALDDALLVWGADGRDLLPDHGFPIRLVLPGWVGIASIKWLGSLEVSATRQTSPWNTIWYRMTGGSYPPDSPPLTVNPVRSALELAWGATLARRQVVGLTGRSWSGAGPIDHVDVSTDGGGTWQRARIRRGGHREAWTQWEFDWRAPSRGDHVVMARATDVAGRQQPLVTPYNENGYFFDAVVRHPVTIV, translated from the coding sequence ATGACCTCGACCCCGCTCCGTCCCACCCGTCGCGGCCTGCTCACCGCAGCGGCCGCGGGCACCGGTCTGATCGCCGTCCCGGGCCTCGCCGACCGCGCCGTGGCCGGTGCGCCGTACGTACAGAAGCCTTTGCCGTCAGCGTGGTTCTACGACTACGGCACCAACGCCGAGATGCGGTGGGAGTCGGTCTCGCCGCGGGAGTACCTCACCTCGCCCGAGCGCCTGTTCGTGCGCGACCACACTGCGACCCCGAGCATCGACGCGTCGACGTACACCTTGCGGATCTTCGGGGACGCGCTGGCGACGCCGCGGGCCTCCGACCAGGCGGTCTCGCTCTCGTACGCCGACCTCCGGTCGCTGCCGGTGACCCGGCTGACGACCGTGCACGAGTGCACCGGCAACGGGCGTTCCTTCTTCGCCTCGCAGCAGGGCACCCCGGCGCCAGGCACCCAGTGGAAGCTCGGGGCCGTGGGCGCGGTCGCCTGGGAGGGCGTCCGGCTCGCCACCGTGCTCGAGCGGGTCGGCCTCGACCCCCGCGCGGTGTCGGTGATGGCGACCGGGCTGGACGCCGACTACGTGTCCGGCGGGGTCGACTACGGGCCGGTCCGACGCCCGTTCCCGGTCTCGAAGGCGCTCGACGACGCGCTGCTGGTGTGGGGCGCGGACGGCCGTGACCTGCTGCCCGACCACGGCTTCCCGATCCGGCTCGTGCTGCCGGGCTGGGTCGGCATCGCCAGCATCAAGTGGCTCGGCTCGCTGGAGGTCTCGGCGACTCGGCAGACCTCGCCCTGGAACACGATCTGGTACCGGATGACCGGGGGCAGCTACCCGCCGGACAGCCCGCCGCTGACCGTCAACCCGGTGCGCTCGGCCCTCGAGCTGGCGTGGGGCGCGACCCTGGCGCGCCGGCAGGTGGTCGGCCTCACGGGTCGCTCGTGGAGCGGCGCCGGCCCGATCGACCACGTCGACGTGAGCACCGACGGCGGTGGCACGTGGCAGCGGGCGCGGATCCGGCGCGGCGGCCATCGCGAGGCCTGGACCCAGTGGGAGTTCGACTGGCGGGCGCCGTCCCGCGGCGACCACGTGGTGATGGCCCGGGCCACCGACGTGGCGGGTCGGCAGCAGCCGTTGGTCACGCCGTACAACGAGAACGGCTACTTCTTCGACGCGGTCGTCCGGCACCCGGTGACCATCGTCTGA